ATTCTAGCTTCCAGTAGTGATATTGAAGCGGCAAGGAAAGGTGCAATGGAAGATATTGAGAGGTTATCACAAGGAAAAGAGAGTTGATGGAACAATTGAAGACAGTTTGCGATGGTGGATAGAAAAGATGAGCATCTACCCTGATCTGGCGGGGGTCGCTTGCCGATATCTCTACTGTTCTCCAAGCAGCGTCCCTAGCGGGTACTATTCAGTGGTGCTGGCTTGATCTATGATGCAGACGTAAGCGACTCATAGCAGAAAAGGCAGAGAAACTTTTGTTTTTGAAGAAAACTTGCCTATCatgaactttaaatactgaaTGGCTTAGTGATGAAAGAACAGCTGTTAATAGATTTAAATCCATTCTTAGGTACTTCAAGCCAGGTAATCCCTTATACTAGTTTCCGACTAATTGGTTCACCTGTTTCGGAAATTtccgaaaaaaaaacaaaaaaaagaaggaatctcTAAAACTCTTGGTAAatgtattttattctttttttcatctaaaTATCAATATTACGCCAGTTTATCGTGTTAAGTTTAACTACTGAACTTGTAGCTCGGTAGATGTCAACCTCACAAAACGCGAAATAATGTAAAGAAAGTTATAGAGAATATTACAAATACAAATTGGTCAACACCTAAGTTTACTGAGCCAAAGGGACCTTGCCTGTTTCTCCTCCTGTGCTATGACATTTATAAACAGTGGACTGATCAGTAAGACGAAGGTTTTACAATTTGCCTGGTGATACACAACTGAAACTTTATCCAGATGTATCACATGGTTCACTGCTCAACGGAGGATGACAAACGCACTAGGACTTTTTTGGAGGAGGATTTAGTTGCTCCGGGAGGATTATGTGAACGGATCTAggtagccatacacacacacacacacacacacacacacacacacacacacacaaaagtaagtCCGGGTAGGGAAGACAACAAAAAATAGGTATATGACTTGAGAGAGCCGAGTCACAGGAAGGGCTAGGATTGTCATATTCGCCCACCATGGAAGAGTAGGAgttgatttgatcacaacctagGTTTAAGATGTTGGAATAACGAAGACACGAAACAGTTAAATGGAAGATGTGGAGGTAAAACAAACAGTGGCCATAACGAAAGCAAGCATGGAACTTGTCAGTAAAGATGTAGAGTTTACGAATAGTATGAATAGTGAGTGAACGGAATAAACCTAGTCATGAGAAtatgaatgcagacagcatacaaaagtttaaaaaagcTGCATGTTAGTAAAGAAGGTTCAAGGGATGGGgtgcacacaacatacacaagtgtaaaactcccgccCGTACAGTACAATAGATAATCAAGCACAACAGCCTAGCGCTTTTGTTCCTACTGTGGGGCGATGACTTCTTAAGAAATTGTGACgtgatttccctcctcctcctcctcctcctcctagagaAGATTGCCATGCCTAAGATACTCCTCTTTGGAAAATAAAACTGAAATCGTCCCGACCCATCGTTTATATTCATCGGTTTTCGGAATGTTTCGTCACGTTAAGTTAGGAACCTCATATTGAGAACGCCAGTATGGCGGAGCAGACCAAACCTGTTGGACGTGTGGGAGTGGACGGGGGATCCCGGGCCGTTAGCAGGACTTACGCACCCTCACCAACTTCCTCTCAAACTTACGCGTCGAGTCGGGCTTACGTTGTTGAATGTTGTTGAACTTATGCATTTATGAACCACACTGTTAACCCAGGCGAACCTGAATTCTTTTAACATTGTTTAGATATAAACTTGCAAGAGAAGCACAACAGACATGATCAGCTTGGATCCGTAAGGCAACTGCCTCCTAGCACTGGGCCAGTGTACGTCCCTCACACCCGCATTTTTCTATGGGCACGGCAGGAAGGAACTGTTGATTCTGCCCTCCTTAATCAACCACATCGTCTTCATGGTTATATAGAGAATAAAGTGTGAAGTTGATTTTTTTCTAGTATGAACCCTGACGAAGCTTTCCTGGTAAGATTATCGCCCAGCCAGTAGGTATTTAGTTCATGGTGACTCAAATGTCATCGACATCACTGCCTTACACAGCTCCTTCGTAAACAAGTTATTTTTTGTATTACTCTTCGACTGGGTATTCCCTCGGACTCCCCATCTCTTTTTTAAGTGAGGAGCTTGGCCTTGAACACGCGTCACAATGgcacaccctcatccacacatgccTTTCCTTCATTATGTCGCACAGAACATGCTAACTCCacctgtctgtctttcttcccTGTGATATTTCAACATGCAGCCTACCTATCTCCTCCGCCTTGCCCCTCGTGTTATTGCAACATCTACTGCTAaatttttcctcttttgtttctGCTTCTTTAACACTTTCGTCTCTTTTTAATACTTCAGGTAAGACCTGGCCCAGATGAAGAACTTTTCCGTGATCAGAACCTCCCATATAAGCATATAGTTCTTCACGTAACCTTCATGTAAACAAACGACTGGATGTGTAACGCTCGAGATGTTATGTTGACGGATGGCTGACCTAAGGGATTACAGGAGTGAGAATTGTGTTAAGGTTTATTCAAGAGGGTAGTTGAGAGAGCGAAGAGAAAAAGTTAATtaaagggaagaaaaataaagagGGTCTAAGACCTCAAAACTCATCCAGTGTGCTTCATTGTCGACCAGTCAAGTAtggtttatatatctatctatctatattgatatctttatctatctatatagctgtctggatgttgatagggagctgtggtttcggtgcattacacaggacagctagagaatgagtgtgggcggatgtggccttttttcgtgtttcccggcgctacttcgctgacgcaggaggtggcgaTGTTTCCTGTAGATCGGAGTGGCGTCGGGAATGAAGgcgagcaattatgaatatgtacatgtgtgtgtgtgtgtgtgtgtgtgtgtgtgtgtgtgtgtgtgtgtgtaaacctgtcttttgaaatgtgccaggtcacagttattaggAAAAAcataaggtagagagttccaaagcttcgaggtgtagggaaagaaggaggtatcaaaacggcccacccttagttgccgatggccacacaataatcatgtgatgcagaagcttgccgagtattgcgtggtctagctagtggtgggggcacacaagcagccagctctcgggagcagaaaccagagtaatacctgcagaagagGGATAATGAACCAACATTGATGTGGCaaagggcaagggggtcaagtttggaatgATATTTAGTTATGAGGCATGTATAGCAAGGGTATTTagcgtatgtggcatttatagcaAGAATGCTTACGTATGAGGCATGTATAGATAGTATTATATGTAAGGCTCAGCCGCAGGTAGAATTTGTTCTAATTCTGTATACATACATCTTCCTACAatccttttcttatttttctctgtGCCTGTTAATGTTTGTAGCACTTGGTTTTTGGTCGTTTTTTCTAACATATAAGAGAGAAATTCTTCTCTAATTTTAAAACTGCCATGATCAGACCAGGAAGTCTGGTTTCATTgtcaaaaatattcatataaatacATTAAAATAAAGAGTTGATACATTATAAACAAAGATGATATAATAGTTCAGCTGAGGCTTCTGCAGTGTTACATGTATACTTCACCGTCTTCATTGCAATGTCCAATTTTGGTGGTATTTTGGTACTTTATATAATTTAGGGGTACTGGATGGGATGTGTATCCATGGCGGGATgatgagggatgtaaatgcaagggtGTTGGAGATAGGGGCCGAATCTGTAGTCTGTAGGGGGTGATGAGGAGTCTGTGAAAATTTCAGTTTGCTTATACGCTAAGAGATTTTTAGTTTTAAAACCCTTTGTATTTTCCATATAAAACTATTTTTCCATTGAGTGCATATTGCTGCACTTTGATGTATAACTGATTTTTTACCCGTTGAAGAGTTGACATTGTTTTTATGACTGCCTTTTTTCAgtttacttacttttttttttttttcctgctggcCCAACCAATCAGACTTTTGCTGGAATATGTCGGCACAGAATTTGAAGACATACTTTGAATGTGGTCCTGCACCAGACTACAGCAAGTCGCGTTGGATTGATGACAAGTTCACCTTGGGTATCGACTTTCCAAATGTAAGTGATTTTGTAGTTATTCACCAAATTCTTCATAAAGAACGTATGATATATGGCTGGGTGGTTGTAACATAAATTGATAAGCTGTTGTTTCAAACATCTGCTTGGCATGGCCAGTCTTGGTCCTTTAAAAACTTCCTCAGACCTAATCGAGGGCTTGAATACTTTTGACAGTTAAGAGTGCTAACTGTTTTCTTTAGAGATAACCAGAAACAAGCTAAGACGCAATGGAGCGCACTAAGGGTAAGCAGGTCGAGAATAGTCAGTGGCTTATGGCTTAAGGCAATTTCAAAGGAAAATGAGATCTCCAGTGAAATGCACTGGTTCCCATTCGCATGGGACTGACGTTAAGCTTTATGGTAATGGTTTCTATGATTGATGTAggtaatgaatagaaaaaaagctATTGAGTTATTCATGTTATTCTCCCCTATGTAGTAAATAAGAATTATGGATGCATGGttaagtgtgaattggaacgatgtggtatactagggtcagtgtgctatcagtggactgaaccagggcatgtgaagccataGAAAAGTTCATTGGCccgggttatggatagggagctgtggtttcggtgcattacacatgacagcttgagaatggatttATTCGTCTGCTTCtagcactactttgctaatgcaggaaatagagagcatgtatgaaaaaaaaaaagaatgtgttaaAGCTGAAAGCCTTTCAACAAGGAAGGAATAGAGTTCAGTCTTCAAGAATACCGAGGAACACATCAGAAATAAGTCAGACCAAAATATATGACAGCCTAATCAGGAAGCTAAATCATCATTCATTGTACTGCCTGGAAAGATGAGGCATACACGGAACTACAGAAACATAGAAAACTTGTTACATGGCTGAAATCAATCTTAGCAGAAACAAGAATTAGTACTTTGGCAGTGCTGCAGGTGGCAGCAGCTGCGGAGGATAGGCTTTTAGATCAAGCAAGACGTGTGATCTTTGTTAGCCCTGCCATTCTGGATTAAGTTTCGTTATAGGTACTCGTTgttaggtattctctctctctctctctctctctctctctctctctctctctctctctctctctctctcattagcaaggtagtaccaggaacagatgaggaaagaccACATTTGCTCCcatccattatttttttcttttcacgagCATTGCACACGACATGACACTACAGCCTCCCATCCatcaccaggcctcacagaccgcTCCATGGTGTTTACCCCTGccacttcacatgctttggttcagtccgttgacagcatgatcatccctgtataccatatcattccaattctttaCTAATTTGGAGGACCAAAATTTGGATTAGCATTTCAGTTTGATGACTTTCTGCAGACGTTTTCAGAATGTCTCGCCTCTAGTATATTCTGAGACAGTGACGTGTGTCATCCACCAAtagcatttcctctttttttctattgTTTGATTACCTACAGATGACAATAAATCTGTTTTACACTTACAAGTAACTGTTCTTCCCTAGACATTTCTGTTTAGTGCAACATCATTATTACCAGTGACAGACTTTCACCTTCGTTATTGTTATGATTTCATGAAACACGAACGAATGCAGATGAAAACGACTGAATATGGGTAACAGGTATCTGCAGACATGTTGCCAAACCACTAGTTAATACTCATTCACTAGTGGTTGTTTTTGTTCTGTAGGTCTGTATGCACCTCTGTGCCAAATATGTACACATTTGTTATGATATTCCATTCTCCAGTGATATGTCTTCCGTACAGTATATACATAAGGATAGTTTCACATAATTAAATAGAAATGTTctcttgtgtctgtgtatggcaCAATACAAATGTTATAGGAATATCACAGTCCTTATGGCTGCTTCCATTAGTGTATTATgatttggtaatttttttttcttatccatcAGAATGTTAAGGAGCAGCAGTATTTCGATGCTCTTCTCAAGACTATAAAGCAATTCTCAGATTTTCTTGGAGGAACCTGTTTTGCAGGAGACAGTGTGAGTAGTTATGTTCTGTGCTTTATAAAGATGCTGTTTATTTTCATAGTGATGATTTTACACACAATGTACCTTCACCCCTTAAATTTTACATTTTTTACTATAAGTTCTTTAAAGTATGTTGCAGCATTTATGTACTCCTTCATTTATTTAACCATTCACTtagtaaatttcaagaaaattagtACCTTAGTTTATTTAGTCTGTTTGACCTCCTGAGTTGTATCTTCATTTGGCGCAGCTATTAACATCCCCACTTATGAGATTAAAACCTTTTGTCATGGCTCTTCCTTGgattttttgttcatttttcacTCATCATTAATCGCTTATGTGTTAGTTGAATT
This portion of the Panulirus ornatus isolate Po-2019 chromosome 48, ASM3632096v1, whole genome shotgun sequence genome encodes:
- the LOC139764101 gene encoding uncharacterized protein, whose product is MSAQNLKTYFECGPAPDYSKSRWIDDKFTLGIDFPNNVKEQQYFDALLKTIKQFSDFLGGTCFAGDSECSLPTTEVLAHYAAVTDPPYTQAGNTGNTPSWSMAAYLPLDLAYF